CGAGGCGCCGGCCAGCCAGTTGCCAGTCAGCATCAAGCGCCGCCTGCTGCGCCTGGTGCCGGGTGACGAGGCGTTCAAGTTCAATGCCGAGGAACTGGGTGACAAGCCGCTGTCCAGCGACGAGCTGTACCTAGACGAGGTGACCCTCACCAGCGAGCAGGCGCAAGCCCTGCGCTACGGCATGCTGGAAGTGCCGCTGCCGCCGGGCGCGGACGTCGAGCGCACCACCTGGGGCCTGCAGATCAGCGGCCTGGGCGGTGTCGAGGCGACCAGCCTGGAGCGTGCGCGCAATGAGCCGGGTGACCTGTTCTACGGCGTGCCGGTGGATACCCTGGCTGGCGAGTTGCGTTTCCGCCATCTGGTCCGCTTCTCGCAGAAGGGCGAGTTCGTCCTGCCGCCGGCGCGCTACCAGCGCCTCTATGCGCCGCAGGAGCAGGCGCTGGAGCAGAATCCGGCCCTGGCGAAGATCAAGGTTCAGTAATCGATGCGCGCGCGTCTGGCCGGGCTGATCCTGCTGTTGCCGCTGAGTGCCCTCGCGGTGTCCGGTTCGCAAGAGCAGGCGCAACTGGCCTGGCGCACGGCGCAGGGTGACCAATTGTTGCGGCTCGGGCCGCAACGGGTGCAGGGGCGTGAGCCATTGCCGGCTGACCTGCGCGCGCCGCTGGGCAGTCTGTGGAAGCTGTTCGTCTATGCCTGGCTGAACGATACCGGCCAGCAGGAACCGGCCTATCGCTGCCGGGGCGAGGACAAGGAAGAAGTCTATTGCTGCACGGCGGGACAGAGCATCGAGCGCGACGCCGCGCTGGTGAAGTCCTGCGGCCTGTACTTCCAGCCGCAGCGCCTGGGTATCGATGGTGCGATCTGGCAGCAGTACTGGCAGGCGCGGCACGCCCCGGCCTGGATCGCAGAACTGGACAAGCTGGCGCCGCAGACCGAAGTCCCGGTCGCCGAACTGCTCGACCAACTGCAGCACCTGCCGGCACAGGATCAGGCGCGCAAGGTGCTGCTCGACGTCAGCCTCGCCGCCGACGAGGGGCGCGCGCCGGCCGCGCTGGGTGGACGCCTGCGGGTGAAGACCTGGAGTTGGGAGGAGGGTGGTCAGCGTGAAGGAGGTTTTGCCGGCTGGCTGGTCGACGGCGCGCCGCTCTGGGCGCGTGGGCCGGGTACCAGCAAGACGGTGCTGGCCAGGTACGGCAACGCCATCGGTGCCGCGCTGCCGGCTCCGTGGCCCAGCGATCCGGGCCGTTGCGTGGAGGTCAGCCTGTTCCGCCGCTATCCGCTGAAGGAGGTCTACGACGCGCGCAACCAGCCTGCCGCCGAAGGCGTGCTGGAAGGCCGGCAGAACCTGTTGTTCGCCAATGGCGTTCGGCTTGACGTGAACAGCAACGGTGATCTGTTCCTTGAACGCGGCACGCAGGGGCCGTACTTGACCGCTCGCCTGTCCCGCGAGGAATACGTCGCCCGCGTGCTCGACCGCGAGGCTTCCGCCACGCCGCCGGAAGCGGCCAAGGCGCTGGCGGTGACCATCCGCACTTATCTGTTGCAGAACGGCGCGCCGCATGGCGACTGCCTGAGCATCGATGACAGCAGTCAGCGCCAGCGCGTGGCACCGCGTCCGGCCAGCGAGGCGGCGCGGGGTATCGCGGCCTGGACCGCCGATCTGGTCCTGGCTGGCGGCAGCGTCACCTACCACTCGGACGAGGCGGGGCCGTCGAAGCTGTCCTGGCGCGACGCCCAGGAACAGGCCGCCAGGGGCCTGCGCTACGACGCCATCCTCGCCCGTGCCTTCCCGCGCACCAGCCTCAGCCGCTGGGGCAACCCGAGCGCTGCCTGTCAGCCCTTGCCCGAGGCCGAGCGCTGGCTGCAAGCGCAGCGCCGCAGTTGGCGGCCGCGTCTGGACGGTGAGCCGGGCTACGAGGAAGTGCAGTCCTTCGCCGTGTGCCGTCTGGGCTCCGGCCGGCCTTACGTGGACCGTGAACGCCAGCGTATCTTCGTTCGCGGCCTGTACTCGCTCCAGGACCGCCTCGACCTGACCCACGAATACCTGCACCTGGCGCTGCAAGCCCACCCCAATGGACACGACGAGGGCTACGTGGAAAGCCTGGCCCGCCGTCTGATACTGGAATGATCGTCATGAAACTCGCCCACGCCTTTCGCCTGTCCCTGCTCGCCAGCCTGTTGCCCTGGGGCGTGCAGGCCGCCGAATCCGCGATCCATTTCGACACGCCGGTGGCGGGCTGGCGCGCGGGCGATGGCGACAAGGCCGACTTCCGGCAGACGGTGAACTACCCGGCTTCGTCGGTGAATAGCCGCGCGGACCAGGCCGGAACCGCACGCATCCGTGGAGAGATTCGCTCGCTGCCCAAGGACAACAAGGACCCCGCGCGGCTGGTGGTGAATGGCGTGGCCATGCCGCTGAAGATCGATGCGGAGGGTGGTTTCGACCGGCCCTTCGCGTTCCCGGCGGGCACCAACAGTGTCGAGGTGATCTCGCCGGAGGGACAGCAGCGCAAGCGCGTGCAGTTCTACCACGGTGGTGGCGGCGGGGAGGTGCCGGCCAAGCTGCGAGTATTGCTGTCCTGGGACTCCGACAACACCGACCTGGACCTGCACCTGGTGACGCCCGACGGCGGGCATGTCTGGTATGGCAACCGCTCGCTGCCCAATGGCGCCGCCCAGGATGTCGACGTGACCACCGGCTACGGCCCGGAAATCATCGCCAGCCCGACCCCGCTCAAGGGCCAGTACCTGGTCTACGTGAACTACTACGGCGGTGGCTGGAGTTCGGATGAAAGCTCCGGCGACGTCAACGCGGCCAAGCCGCTGACCACGGCGCAGGTGACTATCGTCACGGAGGAGGGAACGGTGAACGAGAAGCAGGAGTCCTTCCTGATCCCGATGCGCCAGCCGGGTGAGCTGACGCTGGTGAAGCGGTTCAGTTATCCGTAAGGGCGCAACACCGCTTTTGGAGGCGTATTGCCTACTTGCTCTTGATCTTGATGACTTCCAGAGAAATCTCCGCGCACTCCGGAGCGCCCCTTCAGGAGGCCGAGTGGAGTCGGAGTTTCAGGGGTTGAGCGGCATGGATGCCGCGAGAGCCGCGATGGGCCAGGGATGGCCCTTCGCGGCGTGCCCCTGAAACTCCGATGGAACGAGGGAACCCCGACGGAGTCGGGGCCGGATGCAGGGGCAAGACCTTTGCCTCCTTTGGGGTGTTTGCCAAA
This Pseudomonas sp. ATCC 13867 DNA region includes the following protein-coding sequences:
- a CDS encoding YfaP family protein codes for the protein MKLAHAFRLSLLASLLPWGVQAAESAIHFDTPVAGWRAGDGDKADFRQTVNYPASSVNSRADQAGTARIRGEIRSLPKDNKDPARLVVNGVAMPLKIDAEGGFDRPFAFPAGTNSVEVISPEGQQRKRVQFYHGGGGGEVPAKLRVLLSWDSDNTDLDLHLVTPDGGHVWYGNRSLPNGAAQDVDVTTGYGPEIIASPTPLKGQYLVYVNYYGGGWSSDESSGDVNAAKPLTTAQVTIVTEEGTVNEKQESFLIPMRQPGELTLVKRFSYP
- a CDS encoding DUF2300 domain-containing protein is translated as MRARLAGLILLLPLSALAVSGSQEQAQLAWRTAQGDQLLRLGPQRVQGREPLPADLRAPLGSLWKLFVYAWLNDTGQQEPAYRCRGEDKEEVYCCTAGQSIERDAALVKSCGLYFQPQRLGIDGAIWQQYWQARHAPAWIAELDKLAPQTEVPVAELLDQLQHLPAQDQARKVLLDVSLAADEGRAPAALGGRLRVKTWSWEEGGQREGGFAGWLVDGAPLWARGPGTSKTVLARYGNAIGAALPAPWPSDPGRCVEVSLFRRYPLKEVYDARNQPAAEGVLEGRQNLLFANGVRLDVNSNGDLFLERGTQGPYLTARLSREEYVARVLDREASATPPEAAKALAVTIRTYLLQNGAPHGDCLSIDDSSQRQRVAPRPASEAARGIAAWTADLVLAGGSVTYHSDEAGPSKLSWRDAQEQAARGLRYDAILARAFPRTSLSRWGNPSAACQPLPEAERWLQAQRRSWRPRLDGEPGYEEVQSFAVCRLGSGRPYVDRERQRIFVRGLYSLQDRLDLTHEYLHLALQAHPNGHDEGYVESLARRLILE